The following coding sequences are from one Granulicella sp. L56 window:
- a CDS encoding ABC transporter permease: MSLWSRISNALHGERLNREIDEELQSHLEEAIAAGRDSTEARRALGPALHVREAAHSIRAVEWLGSLLADMRFGWRQLCRNKVMTVAAVLSLALGIGSSVAAFRLIDALLWRPLPIAHSSSLYVLSRKMTGFDGKPVEDDHWATPDFNLMRDAVKDQADLIAISDADRTDITWSTDDDMEKAHVVSASGNMFPLFGLEPSLGRLLAPTDDRAFGASPYAVLSWDYWNRRFGRDPDVLGRSIHIGNQTFEIIGVGPRDFTGTEKGTVTDIFLPLSMNSFATQDNVPWHRIFLMLKPGVNPTTALEPLRQHLSAVNHVFDVAFTKSFHGAPQAEIDRYLNQTLAISPAGAGISELQKDYRRFLGILGLLVALVLLIACVNVANMMTAQAAARSQEMALRISIGAGRRRLVQLILSQSALLALFASVLGALFAAWSAPFVLSLVNPPDNPARLALPADWRVLLFGFGLMILVVLLLGLLPALRASAVRPVAALKGGEDPHSPRRLLRGAIALQVAFCCLVLFLSSLFVASFQRLQNRPLGFSTDRILLLETVAGKGQLAVVWNQTAEALRAVPGVNSVAIARWPLLGRIAINSNISINNALPGPIPAFFLSVSPGWLSTMRIPLISGRDFSHDDTSPGAAIVNQTFAKTFFPGQNPIGHTFARGAADQPPNQIVGVTPDVPYRDLREPNRPVFCVPFAEIDKVDNQSVPKAVDFATFTIHTDTQNPLALAGSLRQLIAQRHNGLRVSNITTQLDLFRDQTIRERLIAMLAAFFAVVALLLAGIGLYAVLNYSVLQRRREIGIRMAIGSTRAGIVRIVTVDAFLMIALGGCAGIALGLGAARYVESLFYQVKATDADMIALPTCAILLTALVATLPAVLRALRTDPTEVLRAE; this comes from the coding sequence ATGTCTTTGTGGTCGCGCATCTCGAATGCATTGCACGGCGAGCGCTTGAATCGTGAGATTGACGAAGAGCTGCAGTCACACCTCGAAGAAGCCATTGCCGCAGGCCGCGACTCCACTGAAGCGCGCCGTGCACTCGGCCCCGCACTGCATGTCCGTGAGGCGGCCCACAGCATTCGTGCAGTCGAATGGCTTGGGTCGCTTCTCGCCGATATGCGTTTCGGCTGGCGGCAGCTCTGCCGCAACAAGGTCATGACCGTGGCTGCTGTGCTCTCCCTTGCGCTTGGCATCGGTTCCTCCGTCGCCGCCTTCCGTCTCATCGACGCTCTGCTCTGGCGTCCGCTGCCCATCGCCCATTCCAGCAGCCTCTATGTCCTCTCCCGCAAAATGACCGGCTTCGACGGCAAGCCAGTCGAGGACGACCACTGGGCCACGCCGGACTTCAACCTCATGCGCGACGCCGTCAAGGACCAGGCCGACCTCATCGCCATCAGCGACGCCGACCGCACCGACATCACCTGGTCCACCGACGACGACATGGAGAAGGCCCACGTCGTCTCTGCCTCCGGCAACATGTTCCCCCTCTTCGGCCTTGAGCCCTCACTCGGCCGCCTGCTCGCCCCTACCGACGACCGCGCTTTCGGTGCCAGTCCCTATGCGGTACTCTCCTGGGATTATTGGAATCGCCGCTTCGGTCGCGACCCCGACGTCCTTGGCCGCTCGATCCACATCGGCAACCAGACCTTCGAGATCATCGGCGTCGGCCCTCGCGATTTCACCGGCACCGAAAAAGGAACCGTCACCGACATCTTTCTGCCCCTCAGCATGAACAGCTTCGCCACCCAGGACAACGTCCCCTGGCACCGCATCTTCCTGATGTTGAAACCGGGCGTTAACCCGACCACCGCCCTCGAGCCGCTTCGCCAGCACCTCTCTGCCGTCAACCACGTCTTCGATGTCGCGTTTACCAAAAGCTTCCACGGCGCGCCACAGGCAGAGATTGACCGCTATCTGAATCAGACCCTCGCCATCTCTCCCGCCGGCGCCGGCATCTCCGAACTCCAGAAGGACTATCGCCGATTCCTGGGCATCCTCGGCCTCCTGGTCGCTCTCGTCCTGCTCATCGCCTGCGTCAACGTCGCCAACATGATGACCGCGCAGGCCGCCGCTCGCTCCCAGGAGATGGCCCTCCGCATCTCCATCGGCGCTGGCCGTCGTCGTCTCGTCCAGCTCATCCTGTCCCAGAGCGCGCTGCTCGCGCTCTTCGCTTCCGTCCTGGGAGCATTGTTTGCGGCATGGTCCGCACCCTTTGTGCTCAGCCTCGTCAATCCGCCCGACAATCCGGCCCGCCTCGCCCTTCCCGCCGACTGGCGTGTCCTCCTCTTCGGCTTCGGGCTCATGATCCTTGTCGTTCTATTGCTTGGCTTGCTTCCTGCTCTCCGTGCCTCTGCCGTCCGGCCCGTCGCCGCCCTCAAAGGTGGCGAAGATCCCCACTCGCCACGCCGTCTCCTGCGCGGGGCCATCGCTCTTCAGGTCGCTTTCTGTTGCCTTGTCCTCTTTCTGTCTTCGCTCTTCGTCGCATCGTTCCAGCGCCTGCAAAATCGCCCCCTCGGTTTCTCCACCGACCGCATCCTCCTGCTCGAAACTGTTGCCGGTAAAGGCCAACTCGCTGTCGTCTGGAATCAAACTGCCGAGGCGCTCCGTGCCGTACCCGGCGTCAACTCGGTCGCCATCGCGCGCTGGCCCCTTCTCGGGCGGATCGCCATCAACAGCAACATCTCCATCAACAACGCGCTCCCCGGCCCAATTCCCGCCTTCTTTTTGAGCGTCTCCCCCGGCTGGCTCTCGACGATGAGGATCCCCCTCATCTCTGGCCGCGACTTCAGTCATGACGACACCTCGCCGGGAGCCGCCATCGTCAACCAAACCTTCGCCAAAACCTTCTTCCCCGGCCAAAATCCCATCGGCCACACCTTTGCACGTGGCGCCGCCGATCAACCTCCCAACCAGATCGTTGGCGTCACCCCTGACGTTCCCTACCGCGACCTGCGCGAGCCCAACCGACCCGTCTTCTGCGTTCCCTTCGCCGAAATCGATAAAGTAGACAACCAATCCGTTCCTAAGGCCGTAGACTTTGCCACCTTCACCATTCACACCGACACCCAGAACCCGCTCGCCCTCGCCGGTTCCCTCCGCCAGCTCATCGCCCAGCGCCACAACGGCCTTCGCGTCTCGAACATCACCACGCAGCTCGACCTCTTCCGCGACCAGACCATTCGCGAGCGTCTGATCGCCATGCTCGCCGCCTTCTTTGCCGTCGTCGCTCTGCTCCTCGCCGGCATCGGACTCTACGCTGTGCTCAACTACTCCGTCCTCCAGCGCCGCCGCGAGATCGGTATCCGCATGGCGATTGGCTCGACTCGTGCCGGCATCGTGCGCATCGTGACCGTCGATGCTTTCCTGATGATCGCGCTCGGAGGTTGCGCGGGCATCGCACTCGGACTCGGCGCGGCGCGTTATGTCGAGTCGCTTTTCTACCAGGTCAAAGCAACCGATGCGGACATGATCGCTTTGCCAACGTGTGCCATTCTGCTCACCGCGCTGGTTGCCACACTGCCCGCCGTGCTTCGCGCGCTGAGGACCGACCCCACCGAGGTCCTGCGCGCGGAATGA
- a CDS encoding PadR family transcriptional regulator encodes MARTDALQGSLDLLVLKILSRRPRLHGYALMAAIASTSGEVLRAEEGSLYPALYRMEEAGWIRAEWIKKDTGRRARIYELTPAGKKQLATEESRWQSVSLAINRVLREA; translated from the coding sequence ATGGCCAGGACAGATGCTCTGCAAGGTTCACTCGATTTGCTCGTGCTCAAGATATTGTCGCGGCGCCCGCGGCTTCACGGATACGCCCTTATGGCCGCCATCGCCAGTACCTCCGGCGAAGTGCTGCGCGCAGAGGAAGGTTCGCTCTATCCTGCGCTGTATCGGATGGAGGAAGCGGGCTGGATTCGCGCGGAGTGGATCAAGAAAGACACTGGCCGCCGCGCCCGGATCTACGAACTGACCCCCGCAGGCAAAAAGCAACTAGCAACGGAAGAGTCGCGCTGGCAGTCAGTCAGCCTGGCCATCAACCGGGTTCTAAGGGAGGCCTGA
- a CDS encoding DUF1080 domain-containing protein produces MWVEKLTLTRVRIKILFAALFAALLMPALASTVFAQDTNAFLGRWDMTVTPADGTPYPQWMELTEVGGKIEGKVQPRGGAWHPIVGAHVESGKLIVEVGEAGSGSAIDWELTSPSAGTLTGVEKRGDTDGPTLAGVKAPLLDRPVPKKWTKPRAIFDGKDLKGWEPIEHVENNKWVARDGELVNDNPEVPGQRMRPAANIMTTEKFQDFKLHIEVNCPEGGNSGIYLRGRYELQVGTEGGKIPSHEMGAIYSWYAPPAGSANDLGRWTTFDVTLVGRHVTVLRDGKMYHDNVELPGPTGGALDSNEAEPGPFYLQGDHHGVIQYRNITISVPKK; encoded by the coding sequence GTGTGGGTTGAAAAACTTACACTCACACGCGTGAGAATAAAGATCCTGTTTGCCGCTCTCTTTGCAGCTCTCCTGATGCCCGCGCTCGCCTCGACTGTCTTTGCGCAAGACACCAACGCGTTTCTTGGCCGTTGGGACATGACGGTTACGCCTGCCGACGGCACGCCTTATCCGCAGTGGATGGAGCTTACGGAGGTTGGCGGAAAGATTGAGGGCAAGGTTCAGCCGAGGGGCGGTGCGTGGCATCCGATCGTGGGCGCGCATGTGGAGTCGGGCAAACTGATCGTGGAAGTTGGGGAGGCGGGGTCTGGTTCCGCGATCGACTGGGAGCTGACGTCTCCCAGCGCAGGTACGCTGACCGGCGTGGAGAAGCGCGGCGACACCGATGGCCCGACGCTCGCTGGCGTGAAGGCTCCTTTGCTGGACCGGCCCGTGCCGAAGAAGTGGACCAAGCCTCGGGCAATCTTCGACGGCAAAGATCTTAAGGGTTGGGAGCCGATTGAGCATGTCGAGAACAACAAATGGGTGGCGCGCGATGGCGAGCTGGTGAATGACAATCCCGAGGTGCCCGGTCAAAGAATGCGCCCAGCGGCCAACATCATGACGACGGAGAAGTTTCAGGACTTCAAGCTGCATATCGAAGTGAACTGCCCGGAGGGCGGGAACAGCGGCATCTATCTGCGCGGCCGCTATGAGTTGCAGGTGGGCACCGAGGGCGGCAAGATTCCGTCGCATGAGATGGGCGCGATCTATAGCTGGTATGCGCCGCCTGCGGGCTCGGCAAATGATCTTGGAAGATGGACGACGTTCGATGTCACGCTGGTGGGCAGGCATGTGACGGTCTTGCGCGATGGCAAGATGTACCACGATAATGTCGAGCTTCCCGGCCCGACTGGGGGCGCTCTGGATAGCAATGAGGCCGAGCCGGGGCCGTTCTATCTGCAGGGGGACCACCACGGTGTTATCCAGTACCGCAACATCACGATTTCCGTTCCGAAGAAGTAA
- a CDS encoding DUF1801 domain-containing protein: MMRTDLLRFNGAVERDPAIDAWMKEHSGELGAIAREWFERMRRCGDEVREILHDGCPVACLGDAPFGYVNVFTSHVNVGFFQGAALPDPDGLLQGTGKFMRHVKLRPGTATDAASLRRLIEAAYTDIKARVENG, translated from the coding sequence ATGATGAGAACGGACTTGCTGCGCTTCAACGGTGCTGTCGAACGCGATCCCGCCATCGATGCGTGGATGAAAGAGCACAGCGGTGAATTGGGGGCCATCGCGCGGGAGTGGTTTGAAAGAATGCGAAGGTGCGGGGACGAAGTCCGGGAGATCCTGCATGACGGCTGTCCGGTCGCATGTCTGGGCGATGCGCCCTTCGGCTACGTCAATGTATTCACCTCGCATGTCAACGTGGGGTTCTTTCAGGGGGCAGCGCTGCCGGATCCGGACGGCTTGTTGCAAGGCACCGGCAAGTTTATGCGCCATGTGAAGCTGAGACCGGGAACAGCCACGGACGCCGCATCGCTCCGCAGGCTGATCGAGGCGGCGTACACGGACATCAAGGCGCGCGTAGAAAACGGCTAG
- a CDS encoding DUF6438 domain-containing protein, with protein sequence MKMKAVLIVGVSMTVLSASGQVPKPGFGDEGCPETSLFAESASISGDDFIEVHRMHCSTNCPLYTVRVYGDGRLAWHGDKAVSSMGDATARVDAGQAQTLIANARQLGFGGLCDEYVMRAFDGSVSITSLRIGGRVKTVANAAPSNAPSWLYKLDEQIAALNAVQNLIGVKQDHPQPQR encoded by the coding sequence ATGAAAATGAAGGCGGTTCTGATAGTCGGTGTTTCAATGACTGTTCTCTCTGCTTCAGGTCAAGTACCGAAGCCCGGCTTCGGTGATGAGGGCTGTCCTGAAACATCCTTGTTCGCTGAGAGCGCAAGCATTTCAGGCGATGACTTCATAGAAGTGCATCGGATGCACTGCTCTACCAACTGCCCCCTCTACACTGTTCGCGTGTATGGGGACGGCAGGCTGGCATGGCACGGGGACAAAGCCGTGAGTTCAATGGGGGACGCCACCGCGAGGGTAGATGCAGGACAGGCTCAAACTCTCATTGCGAATGCCCGGCAATTGGGTTTTGGAGGCCTCTGCGATGAATATGTCATGCGCGCTTTTGACGGCTCAGTCTCTATCACTTCACTGAGGATTGGAGGTCGAGTGAAGACCGTTGCCAATGCTGCTCCTAGCAATGCTCCTTCTTGGTTGTACAAGCTAGACGAGCAGATTGCAGCCTTGAACGCTGTGCAGAACCTGATTGGGGTGAAGCAGGATCATCCCCAGCCCCAGAGGTAA
- a CDS encoding VOC family protein, which yields MLDHIFISVSEVERSISFYTAALAPLGITKRVDYDGKDGPPGHPDLKGFGANGRIFFWLRQGSADSRAAHIGFVAKSPSEVDAAYAAAMAAGATDNGAPGARLYYDPRYYAANVLDPDGYSLEFVYKSWQH from the coding sequence ATGCTTGATCACATTTTCATTTCTGTAAGCGAGGTCGAGCGTTCGATTTCGTTCTATACGGCAGCGTTAGCTCCGCTCGGCATCACCAAGCGCGTTGACTATGACGGCAAAGACGGGCCGCCTGGTCATCCCGACCTGAAAGGGTTTGGGGCAAATGGCCGCATCTTCTTTTGGCTTCGACAGGGTTCGGCCGACAGCCGTGCCGCGCACATCGGTTTTGTAGCGAAGAGCCCGAGTGAAGTCGATGCCGCCTATGCGGCCGCGATGGCCGCGGGAGCCACGGACAATGGCGCACCCGGAGCGCGGCTGTACTATGACCCGCGCTACTACGCGGCGAATGTTCTGGACCCGGACGGCTACAGCCTCGAATTCGTCTATAAGAGCTGGCAGCACTAA
- a CDS encoding ABC transporter permease yields the protein MNKIHEVLRRLRMLFYRKQFQADLEEEMRLHLELREQEQTDEGVASSESRRAAYRRFGNPTSLKEKSYTAWGWGWLEGLMQDARFALRQLWKAPGFTVTVILTLALGIGANAAIFTLVKAVLLKNLPVVDPRALVRVGDRADCCQNSGPNQDGDYSMFSTDTYQQMKKNTPEFEELAAMQAGFENRPVVIRRDGGQDAPKPRMGEFVSGNYFRMFGLQPVTGRLLSDTDDVAGAPLVAVMSYATWRGVYNGDDSVVGSTFWMNTKAVTVVGVAPEGFYGDRISSTPPDFYLPIATMPDEAGGKSMRDPAQNWLDIIGRVKPGVALAPLQEKLSAQLKRVYATYPDFSAADIAKTHLVLTAGGAGTQSMQENYASNLKLLIWIAALVLMIACANIANLLLVRGMQRKTEMSVRTALGAMRSRIVRQLLTENLLLAGVGGITALAVSYGGARLLLMLAFPGDQHVPISSRPSTEVLLFAMCVSMATGVLFGLAPALIGAKAPPADALRNGTRTTTGGASLLQRGLVVLQAALSVVLLVGAALFSQSLGRLQHTDMKLQSKNRYIVHINAQAAGYKDEQVNALYRLLEERFHAISDVVKVGVSTYTPMEGNNDGYGIQLVGQPNLHKSATNIIVNSEYFDSVGTRVLMGRGITVQDTATSPHVAVVNEDFVKALFKPGENPIGHRFTAGGDPAKPYEIVGVVQGTSYTDVRWNGAHPMYFGPLTQPSEAGYAGAIVVETAHPISDMESIARRTLMEINPNLAMQKFETFDAQIAGRFTHEQMLSTLMTLFGGLALLLATVGLYGVTSYTVARRTSEIGIRMALGADRSGVVAMILRSALLQTLLGLAIGIPVAFYGVTLVKSQLYELTTVSNGALVAAVGILLAAACVAGIIPARRAASVDPVRALRTD from the coding sequence ATGAACAAAATCCATGAAGTGCTGCGCCGTTTGCGCATGTTGTTTTACCGGAAGCAGTTTCAGGCAGATCTGGAAGAAGAGATGCGTCTGCATTTGGAGCTGCGAGAGCAGGAGCAGACAGACGAAGGGGTAGCTTCGTCCGAGTCACGCCGCGCGGCGTATCGCAGATTCGGCAATCCAACCTCACTCAAGGAGAAGAGCTATACGGCGTGGGGATGGGGATGGTTGGAGGGCCTGATGCAGGATGCGCGTTTCGCACTGCGGCAGTTGTGGAAGGCTCCGGGATTTACGGTGACCGTGATCCTCACCCTGGCGCTGGGGATTGGCGCGAATGCGGCCATTTTTACGCTGGTGAAAGCGGTGCTGCTGAAGAACCTGCCGGTGGTCGATCCCAGGGCGCTGGTGCGAGTTGGCGACCGTGCCGACTGCTGCCAGAACTCCGGGCCGAACCAGGACGGAGACTACAGCATGTTTTCGACCGACACCTATCAGCAGATGAAGAAGAATACGCCGGAGTTTGAAGAGCTGGCGGCGATGCAGGCGGGGTTCGAGAATCGGCCCGTTGTCATACGGCGTGATGGAGGCCAGGACGCTCCAAAGCCGCGGATGGGAGAGTTCGTCTCTGGAAACTACTTCCGCATGTTTGGGCTGCAGCCTGTAACGGGACGGCTCCTCTCCGACACGGATGATGTTGCTGGTGCACCACTGGTTGCGGTGATGAGTTATGCGACATGGAGGGGCGTCTACAACGGCGATGATTCGGTCGTCGGCAGCACCTTCTGGATGAATACAAAGGCGGTAACGGTGGTCGGTGTGGCGCCCGAAGGTTTCTACGGTGATCGCATCTCGAGTACGCCACCCGATTTCTACCTGCCGATTGCAACCATGCCCGATGAGGCCGGTGGAAAGAGTATGCGTGACCCGGCGCAGAATTGGCTGGACATCATCGGGCGGGTGAAGCCGGGAGTTGCGCTGGCTCCGTTGCAGGAGAAGTTAAGCGCGCAACTCAAGCGCGTGTACGCGACATACCCTGACTTTTCCGCCGCAGATATCGCAAAGACGCATTTAGTGCTGACCGCAGGTGGTGCAGGCACGCAGTCGATGCAGGAAAACTACGCTTCCAATCTGAAGCTGCTGATATGGATCGCCGCACTGGTGCTGATGATTGCGTGCGCCAACATTGCCAACCTTTTGCTGGTGCGTGGGATGCAGCGGAAGACGGAGATGAGCGTGCGGACGGCATTGGGCGCGATGCGTTCGAGGATTGTTCGGCAGTTGCTCACGGAGAACCTGCTGCTGGCGGGGGTAGGCGGCATCACGGCCCTGGCGGTTTCGTACGGCGGAGCACGACTGTTGCTGATGCTCGCGTTTCCCGGCGATCAGCATGTGCCGATCAGCTCCCGTCCTTCGACGGAGGTGCTGTTATTTGCGATGTGCGTGTCGATGGCGACAGGCGTACTGTTTGGCTTGGCTCCGGCGCTGATAGGCGCCAAAGCTCCGCCAGCCGATGCCTTACGCAACGGCACGCGGACGACGACCGGCGGCGCTTCACTGCTGCAACGCGGGCTGGTGGTGCTGCAGGCAGCGTTGTCGGTTGTGCTTCTGGTGGGCGCGGCTCTGTTTTCGCAGAGCCTTGGCAGGCTCCAGCATACGGACATGAAGCTGCAGTCAAAGAACCGTTATATCGTCCATATCAACGCACAAGCGGCGGGATATAAGGATGAGCAGGTGAACGCGCTTTACCGCCTCCTTGAAGAGCGGTTTCATGCAATTTCGGACGTGGTGAAAGTAGGCGTAAGCACCTATACGCCGATGGAAGGCAACAATGACGGCTACGGAATCCAATTGGTGGGGCAGCCGAACCTGCACAAGTCTGCTACGAACATCATCGTGAATTCGGAGTACTTCGATTCGGTGGGAACGCGTGTGCTGATGGGACGCGGAATCACCGTGCAGGACACGGCTACTTCGCCGCATGTTGCCGTGGTCAACGAGGACTTTGTGAAAGCGCTCTTCAAGCCGGGAGAGAACCCGATCGGACACCGCTTTACTGCTGGAGGAGACCCTGCCAAGCCTTACGAGATTGTAGGCGTAGTCCAAGGAACGTCTTATACCGACGTGCGCTGGAACGGGGCGCACCCCATGTATTTCGGGCCTCTGACCCAGCCATCCGAAGCAGGATACGCAGGCGCCATTGTGGTGGAGACGGCACATCCAATAAGCGATATGGAGTCGATTGCGCGGCGGACGCTGATGGAGATCAATCCCAATCTGGCCATGCAGAAATTCGAGACCTTCGATGCACAGATCGCAGGCAGATTCACGCACGAGCAGATGTTGTCGACCTTGATGACGCTGTTCGGCGGCCTCGCGCTCCTGTTGGCAACGGTTGGCCTCTATGGGGTGACTTCGTACACAGTGGCGCGGAGGACGAGCGAGATTGGCATCCGCATGGCACTCGGTGCAGATCGCAGCGGAGTCGTAGCAATGATCCTTCGCAGCGCGTTGTTGCAGACACTGCTCGGGCTCGCCATCGGCATCCCTGTGGCCTTCTACGGAGTCACGCTGGTCAAGTCACAACTGTACGAACTAACGACGGTAAGCAACGGTGCATTGGTGGCGGCGGTGGGGATACTGCTGGCGGCGGCCTGCGTGGCGGGGATAATTCCCGCGCGCCGTGCGGCGTCAGTCGATCCGGTGCGCGCGCTCAGAACAGATTAG
- a CDS encoding PadR family transcriptional regulator has protein sequence MNRDEIPPGTLYLLILKTLARHGELHGYEIANSIQRTSDEVLQVEEGSLYPALQRMLIKGWVTAEWGTTAGNRRARYYRLTAVGSRQLALEISQFERVMGAIGRVIQAA, from the coding sequence TTGAACCGTGATGAGATTCCGCCGGGTACGCTTTATCTGTTGATTCTGAAGACGCTGGCGCGTCATGGCGAGCTGCATGGATATGAGATTGCCAATTCGATTCAGCGCACTTCGGACGAGGTGCTGCAGGTCGAAGAGGGATCGTTGTATCCGGCGCTCCAGCGAATGTTGATCAAAGGCTGGGTGACGGCGGAATGGGGCACGACAGCCGGAAACCGGCGTGCGCGCTACTACAGGCTGACGGCCGTGGGGAGCAGGCAATTGGCGTTGGAGATCTCGCAGTTCGAGCGCGTGATGGGGGCTATTGGACGCGTGATCCAGGCAGCGTAA
- the rnpA gene encoding ribonuclease P protein component → MPSTAANPGKAKAAITFRLRKHADYQSVYNASRKQFAKQMSYFFTLRPQLGPDGTPLRNADPTSPRVGLTVGKVMGKAVDRNRIKRRMREAVRKNLATLDAPVDVILHPRRSVIDLDFATLDREVANVFRAIQKAIEKQQPPEVRP, encoded by the coding sequence ATGCCCTCCACCGCGGCCAACCCCGGCAAAGCCAAAGCCGCCATCACCTTCCGCCTGCGCAAACACGCCGATTACCAGAGCGTCTACAACGCCAGCCGCAAGCAGTTCGCCAAGCAGATGAGCTACTTCTTCACCCTCCGCCCCCAGCTCGGCCCCGACGGTACCCCGCTGCGCAACGCCGACCCCACCAGCCCCCGCGTCGGCCTCACCGTGGGCAAGGTCATGGGCAAGGCCGTCGACCGCAACCGCATCAAGCGCCGCATGAGAGAGGCCGTCCGTAAAAACCTCGCCACCCTCGACGCTCCCGTCGACGTCATCCTCCACCCCCGCCGCAGCGTCATCGACCTCGACTTCGCCACTCTAGACCGCGAGGTAGCCAACGTCTTCCGCGCCATCCAAAAGGCCATCGAAAAGCAACAGCCCCCTGAAGTCAGGCCCTAA
- the rpmH gene encoding 50S ribosomal protein L34 yields the protein MPKRTFQPNRRHRAKTHGFLTRMKTKAGAAVLNRRRAKGRHKIAVSAGFRD from the coding sequence ATGCCGAAGCGTACCTTTCAACCCAACCGCCGCCACCGCGCCAAGACCCACGGCTTTCTCACCCGCATGAAGACCAAGGCTGGTGCCGCCGTCCTCAATCGCCGCCGCGCCAAGGGCCGTCACAAGATCGCCGTCAGCGCCGGTTTCCGCGACTAG
- a CDS encoding serine hydrolase: protein MKDLPPAQHFRGNILVERDGQVLLEKSYGLADESWKVPNDQDSRFEIASLTKQFTAVAILQLAEAGKLSVDDHVSKYYAQSPAAWQAITIQELLTHTSGLPNNKLEDFTKGIAVPYTPEELIQTFRNRPLVASPGTKWAYTNTEYYLLAYIIEKLSGESYGAYLSDHIFKPLGMTHSGFVPTLTIVPKMTEGYTRENGTLRHRDYFDRSLEIGAGGIYTTTGDLLLWNHALNAPGFLNAYSLREMFTAHPPGNYGFGWFVDDRPVRRIYHEGGDPGFAAFEARYPDLHLLIIILSNEDDAPVRDMSLAIASHLGIGKQ from the coding sequence TTGAAAGACCTTCCACCAGCACAGCATTTCCGTGGGAATATACTCGTCGAACGTGACGGGCAGGTACTTCTTGAGAAGAGTTACGGGTTGGCAGACGAGAGCTGGAAGGTTCCAAACGACCAGGACAGTCGTTTTGAAATCGCTTCTCTGACGAAGCAGTTCACCGCTGTGGCGATTCTTCAGCTTGCAGAGGCGGGCAAGCTCTCGGTCGATGACCACGTCAGCAAGTACTACGCCCAATCCCCTGCAGCCTGGCAAGCGATTACGATTCAGGAACTGCTCACCCATACGTCCGGACTGCCGAACAATAAGCTAGAGGATTTCACCAAAGGCATCGCCGTTCCTTACACCCCCGAGGAGCTGATCCAGACGTTTCGAAACAGACCACTTGTGGCATCGCCAGGAACGAAATGGGCTTATACAAACACCGAATACTATCTTCTGGCCTACATTATCGAGAAGCTATCGGGTGAGTCGTATGGCGCATATCTTTCCGACCACATCTTCAAGCCACTAGGGATGACGCATTCAGGATTCGTGCCGACGCTCACGATCGTCCCCAAGATGACAGAGGGCTACACGAGGGAAAACGGCACGCTACGACACAGGGACTATTTTGATCGCTCTCTGGAGATCGGCGCAGGTGGTATCTACACAACAACCGGCGATCTCCTTCTGTGGAACCACGCTTTGAATGCTCCGGGATTTCTGAATGCTTACTCTCTCAGGGAGATGTTCACCGCTCATCCTCCGGGGAACTATGGTTTTGGGTGGTTTGTAGATGACCGGCCTGTCCGTAGGATCTATCACGAAGGTGGTGATCCCGGTTTTGCTGCTTTTGAAGCACGCTATCCTGACCTACACCTGCTCATCATTATCCTTTCGAATGAGGATGATGCGCCGGTGCGAGACATGTCCTTGGCAATTGCGAGTCATCTTGGTATTGGCAAACAATAG